CGATGATGGCGCGCGTTGACTTAAAACCCTTTAACTAACAGCAGGAGAGGAATAATGAAAACGCTGCTGATTATTGACTCCGGACTCGGACAGGCTCGCGCCTATATGGCGAAGACGCTGCTGGGCGCGGCGGCTCACAAAGCACATCTGGATATTATCGACAACCCGGGCGATGCCGAACTGGCGATTGTGCTGGGCGACAGCATCCCGGCGGACAGCGCGCTGAACGGCAAAAAAGTGTGGCTGGGCGATATCAATCGCGCGGTGGCGCATCCTGAGCTGTTCCTGAGCGAGGCCAAAGGCCACGCAACGGTGTACAGCGCACCTGTTGCAAAAACGCCGGTTGCGGCGTCCGGCCCGAAACGAATTGTCGCCGTGACGGCCTGCCCGACGGGCGTGGCGCACACCTTTATGGCGGCTGAAGCCATTGAAACCGAAGCGAAAAAACGCGGCTGGTGGGTGAAGGTTGAAACCCGCGGTTCCGTTGGCGCGGGCAACCCTATTACGGCGGAAGAGGTGGCTGAGGCGGATCTGGTGATCGTCGCGGCGGATATCGAAGTGGATCTGGCGAAGTTCGCCGGTAAGCCGATGTACCGTACCTCGACCGGCCTGGCGCTGAAAAAGACCGCTCAGGAGTTTGATAAAGCGCTGGCGGAAGCTAAGCCGTATCAGGCAACCGGCGCGGCGAAAACCGCTACAGAAGGGAAAAAAGAGTCTGCGGGCGCGTATCGCCACCTGCTGACCGGCGTCTCCTACATGCTGCCGATGGTTGTTGCGGGCGGTCTGTGTATTGCGCTTTCCTTCGCGTTTGGTATTGAAGCGTTTAAGGAGCAGGACACCCTGGCCGCGGCGCTGATGCAGATTGGTGGCGGCTCAGCCTTCGCGCTGATGGTGCCGGTGCTGGCAGGCTTTATTGCCTTCTCCATTGCTGACCGTCCGGGTCTGACCCCGGGCCTTATCGGCGGTATGCTCGCCGTGAGCACCGGTTCCGGCTTTATCGGCGGTATCATTGCGGGCTTCCTGGCGGGTTACGTCGCGAAGCTTATCAGCTCGAAGCTGAAATTGCCGCAGAGCATGGAAGCGCTGAAACCGATCCTGATCATCCCGCTGATCTCCAGCCTGGTGGTCGGCCTGGCGATGATTTACCTGATTGGTAAACCGGTTGCGGGCATCCTGGAAGGGCTGACCCACTGGCTGCAAACCATGGGTACGGCGAACGCCGTTCTGCTGGGTGCGATCCTCGGTGGCATGATGTGTACCGATATGGGTGGCCCGGTGAACAAAGCGGCCTATGCCTTTGGCGTTGGCCTGCTGAGTACCCAGACCTACGCGCCAATGGCGGCGATCATGGCGGCAGGTATGGTGCCACCGCTGGCGCTTGGACTGGCGACAATCATCGCGCGTCGTAAGTTCGACAAAGCACAGCAGGAAGGCGGTAAAGCCGCACTGGTGCTGGGCCTGTGCTTCATCACCGAAGGGGCGATTCCGTTCGCCGCGCGTGATCCAATGCGCGTGCTGCCTTGCTGCATCGTCGGTGGCGCGGTGACCGGCGCTATCTCAATGGCGGTGGGTGCGAAGCTGATGGCACCGCACGGCGGTCTGTTCGTGCTGCTGATCCCTGGCGCAATCACCCCGGTGCTGGGCTATCTGCTGGCGATCGTCGCCGGTACGCTGGTGGCGGGCCTCTCTTACGCCGTGCTGAAACGCCCGGAAGCTGAAGCCGTCGCCAAAGCGGCATAAGCAGTAAGATGAAAAAAAAGCCGGGTTGCATGAGCACCCGGCTTTTTTTATGCCGCCTGTTCGGCGGTTTGCTGCGCTTTCAGCCAGGCAATCTCTTCGACCCAGATATCGGGATTGATGGTTTCCAGCACCATCGGGATCCCGTCGAAGCGCGGGTCCTGCATGATAAAGCGGAACGCATCGTGACCGATGTTCCCTTCGCCCAGGCTGTGGTGACGGTCGACCCGGCTGCCGAAGGCGCTTTTGGCATCGTTTAAGTGCATGCCGCGCAGGTACTGAAAGCCGACGATGCGCTCGAACTCATCGAAGGTGTGCTGACACGCCTCGGTGGTACGCAGATCGTAACCCGCCGCAAAGGCGTGGCAGGTATCGATGCACACGCCCACGCGGGTTTTGTCTTCCACGCCGTCGATAATCGCCGCCAGATGTTCAAACTTAAAGCCAAGGTTGCTGCCCTGACCGGCGGTGTTTTCAATTACCGCCGTCACGCCCTGCGTCTTGTCCAGCGTAATGTTGATGGATTCAGCGATGCGCGCCAGACAGGCGTCTTCATCAATTTGCTTCAGATGGCTACCCGGATGGAAATTCAGCAGCGTCAGCCCGAGCTGTTCGCAGCGCTGAACTTCATCAAGGAAGGCTTCACGGGATTTCTCCAGCGCCTCTTCAACCGGATGGCCGAGGTTAATGAGGTAGCTGTCGTGGGGAAGGATCTGGCCCGGCCCGAAGTGATATTTCTCGCAGGCGGCTTTGAACTCATCAATCATTTCGGTGGTCAGCGGTGCGGCACGCCACTGGCGCTGGTTCTTGGTGAACAGGGCGAAAGCGGTCGCCTCGATTTCTGCGGCGCGAATGGCGGCGTTCGCCAGGCCGCCTGCAGCGCTAACGTGCGCTCCAACATATTTCATAAGGGAATTCCTGTTAACCCGAAATGCGTATGATAACGGGTTAACAGGGGAAGGATGTAGTGGTTTATGCCATCAGGCTGTGTACCGCGAGGTTAATCGCGCCACCGCCGACAATCAGCCAGATGAACAGCACCAGCGCCATCAGCAGCGGTTTTGCCCCGGCTTTTTTCAGCGCGCTGACGTGGGTGGTAACCCCCAGCGCCGCCATCGCCATTGCCAGCAGCACGGTATCGAGCGTCACCAGCATATCCACCACGGCTTTTGGCAGCAGATGGAACGAGTTAAAGATCGCCACCACGATGAACAGGATCGCAAACCACGGGATCGTGATTTTACTTTTCTGGTTGCCTTCAGTGGGCGCCAGCTGTTTAACGCGTGCGGCCAGGAAAATCAGGAACGGAGCCAGCATCATCACGCGCAGCATTTTGGCGATCACCGCAGCGTTTTCCGCATCCGGGTTAATGGCGTGACCCGCCGCGACAACCTGCGCCACTTCATGCATGGTCGAGCCGATGTAGATACCGTAAGTTTCAGGGCTAAACCAGTGGGCCAGCAGCGGGTACATGGCCGGGTAGAGGAAAATCGCCAGGGTACCGAAGATCACGACCGTTGCCACCGCGACGGTGACTTTACTGGCCTCTGCTTTCACCACCGGCTCCGTTGCCAGCACCGCCGCTGCGCCGCAGATGCTGCTGCCCGCGCCAATCAGCCAGCTGGTTTGCTTATCCAGCCCGAAGATCTTCTGGCCGATAAAGCACGCCAGCAAGAAGGTGCTGCTCAGCGTCAGGACATCAATGACGATGCCGCTCACGCCCACGTCCGCAATCTGGGAAAACGTGAGGCGAAAGCCGTAGAGAATAATCCCGAGCCGCAGAAGATGCTGCTTGGCGAAAATAACCCCACCGTCGCAGGATTTCCAGATGTGCGGGTAAAGGGTATTCCCGACGACCATGCCAATTAAAATGGCCAGCGTTAAGGCGCTGAAGCCTGCGCCCGCCACCGCCGGAATGCTGCCGCCCCAGAGCGCCACGCCGGTAATGACGGCACTGAGCGCAAGACCCGGCACGAAGTGCCACAATGTACGATGATGCTGTAAGGTGATTTCTGACATAACCTTCTCCTTTGTCTGGCTAAAGGTTACGGCGCTCTGGCTTAAAAATAAAATTGATTATATATTTATAATCAATCTTTATAAGTGGTAAGCAACCATGCACATTACTTTGCGTCAGCTGGAAGTGTTTGCGGAAGTGCTGAAAAGCGGCTCGACGACACAGGCGTCGCAAATGCTGTCGCTTTCGCAGTCTGCCGTCAGCGCTGCGTTAACCGACCTCGAAGGGCAGCTGGGCGTTCAGCTTTTCGACAGGGTAGGGAAGCGGCTGGTGGTGAACGAACACGGTCGGCTTTTATATCCGCGCGCGCTGGCGCTGCTGGAGCAGGCGACGGAAATCGAACAGCTGTTCCGCGAGGACAACGGCGCGATCCGCGTTTACGCCAGCAGCACCATCGGCAACTACATTCTGCCCGAGGTCATTGCCCGCTACCGCCGCGACTTCCCGGCCTTGCCGCTGGAGATGAGCGTCGGCAACAGTCAGGACGTGATCAATGCGGTAATCGATTTTCGCGTGGACATTGGTCTTATCGAAGGGCCGTGCCACAACGTCGACATTATTGCTGAACCCTGGCTGGAGGATGAGCTGGTGGTGTTCGCTTCGCCAGCCTCGTCGTTATTACAGGGCGAGGTAACGCTCGAGCGCCTGGCGCAGGCCCAGTGGATCCTGCGTGAGCAGGGGTCCGGCACGCGCGAAATCGTGGATTACCTGCTGCTCTCCCATCTGCCACAGTTTCAGCTGGGGATGGAGCTGGGAAATTCCGAAGCCATTAAACATGCGGTGCGTCACGGGCTGGGCATCAGCTGTCTTTCGCGGCGGGTGATTGCTGAACAGCTCGAGGCGGGTACGCTGGTTGAAATCCCTGTTCCGCTGCCAAAACTGGTGCGCACGCTGTGGTGCATCCATCATCGTCAGAAACACCTTTCCAGTTCGTTGCAGCGTTTTTTACGCTACTGCGAGATGTAACCCTCCCCGGTGGCGCTTCGCTGACCGGGGCCAGGCGCGCTTTTCAGCCCCTGTTTGTATGCTTTACTTATAATCCTGGCCGCGTCATGAAGCTCTCTTATAACTGGGTATTTCTGCCGGAAGGAACGCGGATCGTCTGCTACAATCGCGCCTCATTTAATAAATGGACAGCATTTTCACATGGTTTCAGAAAATAAAACCACAGAAGCGCCCGCGCTACGTCGCGAACTCAAGGCGCGTCACCTGACGATGATCGCCATTGGCGGCTCCATTGGTACAGGTCTTTTCGTTGCCTCTGGCGCAACGATTTCGGCAGCAGGCCCGGGCGGGGCACTCTTCTCTTATATCCTTATTGGCCTGATGGTGTACTTCCTGATGACCAGTCTGGGCGAGCTGGCTGCTTACATGCCGGTCTCGGGTTCCTTCTCCACTTACGGGCAAAAGTATGTGGAAGAAGGCTTCGGCTTCGCGCTGGGCTGGAACTACTGGTACAACTGGGCGGTAACCATCGCCGTTGACCTGGTGGCATCACAGCTGGTGATGACCTGGTGGTTCCCGGACACGCCCGGCTGGATCTGGAGTGCGTTGTTCCTGGCGGTGATTTTCCTGCTGAACTACATCTCCGTTCGCGGGTTCGGTGAAGCGGAATACTGGTTCTCTCTGATCAAAGTGGCGACCGTCATCATCTTTATCGTCGTCGGTGTGGCGATGATCGTCGGCATTTTCAAAGGGACAGAGCCGGCGGGCTGGAGCAACTGGACCATAGGCGATGCGCCGTTTGCCGGGGGCTTGTCGGCAATGATTGGCGTGGCGATGATCGTCGGCTTCTCCTTCCAGGGAACCGAGCTTATCGGCATCGCGGCTGGTGAATCTGAAAATCCGGAGAAGAACATTCCGCGCGCGGTGCGCCAGGTGTTCTGGCGTATCCTGCTGTTCTATGTGTTCGCCATTTTGATTATCAGCCTGATCATTCCTTATACCGATCCGAGCCTGCTGCGTAATGACGTGAAAGACATCAGCGTTAGCCCGTTCACTCTGGTCTTCCAGCATGCTGGTCTGCTCTCGGCGGCAGCGGTGATGAACGCCGTTATCCTGACCGCGGTACTCTCTGCGGGTAACTCCGGTATGTACGCCTCTACCCGTATGCTCTACACCCTGGCCTGCGACGGTAAAGCGCCACGTATTTTCGCCAAACTCTCTCGCGGCGGCGTACCGCGTAACGCGCTGTACGCAACCACGGTAATCGCGGGTCTCTGCTTCCTGACTTCGATGTTCGGTAACCAGACCGTTTACCTGTGGCTGCTCAACACCTCGGGTATGACCGGCTTTATCGCCTGGCTGGGGATTGCCATCAGCCACTACCGTTTCCGCCGTGGTTACGTGATGCAGGGGCACGACATCAATGACCTGCCGTACCGCTCAGGGTTCTTCCCGCTGGGGCCGATTTTTGCCTTTGTTCTGTGTCTGATCATTACGCTTGGTCAGAACTATGAGGCGTTCCTGTCTGACACCATCGACTGGGGTGGCGTGATGGCGACCTACATCGGCATTCCGCTGTTCCTGGCGATCTGGTTTGGTTACAAGCTGGTGAAAGGCACACGTTTCGTTCGCTATAGCGAAATGGATTTCCCGGAACGATTCAAAAAATAACCGCAGTTCCTCTCTTTCAGCCCGCTCACTCGAGCGGGCTTTTTTATCTCCACAGTATGCAGAACGGATATAATTTTTAACAATTAAATTGATAATAGTTATCGTTTGCTTTATCGTTATCAAAAATTATAACGCGCCAGCCGACCCGCCACAGACGTGGGCGGCATGATGGGCAATGCGAGCAATAATTCATTGATTTAGTTGTGTTCACCTCATGGAGATATGGAATGTTTAGGTTGAATCCCATCGTCAGGGGAGGCCTTTGTGCGTCCGCTATGTCCCTGGCACTGCCTGTTGTAGCGGCGGAATCCGGCGACACGCTGGTTGTCACGGCCTCGGCTACTGAGCAAAACCTGAAGGATGCGCCCGCCAGTATCAGCGTGATTACCCAGGAAGATTTGAAGCGTAAGCCGGTTCAGAACCTGAAGGATGTGTTACAGGATGTGCCGGGCGTGCAGCTCACCAACGAAGGGGATAACCGTAAAGGCGTCAGCATTCGTGGGCTGGACAGCAGCTATACGCTGATCCTGATCGACGGTAAGCGCGTGAGTTCGCGTAACGCGGTGTTCCGCCATAACGATTTCGACCTGAACTGGGTGCCTGTAGACGCCATTGAGCGTATCGAAGTGGTGCGCGGGCCGATGTCCTCGCTCTACGGGTCGGATGCGCTGGGCGGCGTGGTCAACATCATCACCAAAAAGATCGGCCAGAAATGGACCGGTACCCTCAGTGCGGATTCAACGATTCAGGAACATCGCGATCGCGGTGATACCTATAACGGTCAGTTCTATACCAGCGGTCCACTGGTGGACGGTGTGCTGGGGCTGAAAGCCTACGGCAGCCTGTCCAAACGCGAAAAAGACGACCAGCAGTCATCTTCTACCTCCTCCACCGGTGAAACCCCGCGTATTGAAGGGTTCACCAGCCGTGATGCCAACGTCGAATTTGCCTGGACGCCGACGGAGAACCACGACTTCACCGCGGGCTACGGCTTCGACCGCCAGGATCGCGATTCCGACTCTCTCGATAAAAACCGCCTCGAGCGCCAGAACTACTCCCTGAGCCACAATGGCCGCTGGGGCGTGGGCAATAGCGAGCTGAAAGTGTATGGCGAGAAGGTGGATAACAAAAATCCCGGCAACGCAAATGCGATTACCTCCGAGAGCAACGCTGTTGACGGTAAATATGTGCTGCCGTTGGGTGAAATTAACCAGTTGCTGACCTTTGGCGGCGAGTGGCGTCACGACAAGCTGAGAGATCCGGTCAACCTGACGGGCGGCTCCAGCAGCAACACCTCAGCAAGCCAGTACGCACTCTTCCTGGAAGACGAGTGGCGCATCTTTGAGCCGCTGGCGCTGACCACCGGTATCCGTATGGATGACCACGAAACCTACGGCGACCACTGGAGCCCGCGTGCCTATCTGGTCTATAACGCAACGGATACGGTAACGGTGAAAGGGGGCTGGGCCACCGCGTTTAAAGCGCCGTCTCTGCTGCAGCTTAGCCCGGACTGGATCACCGGCTCGTGCCGCGGGGCGTGTGAGATCGTCGGTAACCCGGACCTGAAGCCTGAGACCAGCGAAAGTTTCGAACTGGGTCTCTATTATAGCGGGGAAGAGGGCTGGTTAGAGGGTGTGCAGGCGAGCATCACCACCTTCCAGAACGACGTAGACGATCGTATCAGTATCAGCCGTACGGCTAACGTCGATCAGGCACAAAGCTACCCGAATTATGTCGGTCTGAACGCCGACGGCGAGCCTATTTTCCGCTATTACAATGTTAACAAGGCGCGCATCCGGGGTGTGGAAACCGAACTGAAATTCCCGGTGGCGGAAGACTGGAAAGTCACGCTGAACTACACCTATAACGATGGCCGCGATATCAGCAACGGCGGCAACAAACCGCTGTCCGAACTGCCGTTCCATACGGCAAACGGAACCGTTGACTGGAAAGCCACGCAGGACTGGTCATTCTATGTTCAGGGCAACTATACCGGCGAGAAACGCGCCTTAACCAGCGGTGCCGCGACGCCGGGTGGCTATGTCGTGTGGAACACGGGAGCGTCATGGCAGGCAACGAAAGCCGTTAAGCTGCGCGCGGGCGTGCAGAACCTGCTGGATAAAGACCTCAGCCGTGACGACTACAGCTACACGGAAGATGGTCGTCGCTACTTTGTGGGCGTGGATTATAAGTTCTGATGTCGCTTTAATGCCGGGTGGCGGCTGCGCCTTACCCGTCCTATATTCGAGGGATTTGTAGGCCCGGTAAGCGAAGCGCCACCGGGCAACAAAGGGCGCACTTATCCCATTAAATGCGCCGCATGGAAGCGGAGATGATCCTCAATAAAGGATGCCATAAAGTAATAGCTGTGATCGTACCCCGGCTGAATGCGCAGGGTCAGCGGCCAGTTTTTCTGACGTGCGGCCTCTGCCAGTAGCGCTGGCTGCAGCTGACCGGCGAGGAACTGATCCGCATCGCCCTGGTCGACGAGCGTGGGGATCGCATCCGCCGAATCGCTCGCCAGCATCAGCGCACAGCTGTCCCATTCCTGCCACTGTTCAGCGTCCTCACCCAGGTAGTGCGTAAAGGCTTTTTGCCCCCACGGCACCTGAGAAGGGTTCACAATCGGCGCAAATGCCGACACGCTGGTGTATTTCCCCGGATTTTTCAGCGCCATGATCAGCGCCCCGTGGCCGCCCATCGAGTGACCGCTAATTGCACAACGCTCGCTCACCGCA
This region of Enterobacter cancerogenus genomic DNA includes:
- the nfo gene encoding deoxyribonuclease IV; translation: MKYVGAHVSAAGGLANAAIRAAEIEATAFALFTKNQRQWRAAPLTTEMIDEFKAACEKYHFGPGQILPHDSYLINLGHPVEEALEKSREAFLDEVQRCEQLGLTLLNFHPGSHLKQIDEDACLARIAESINITLDKTQGVTAVIENTAGQGSNLGFKFEHLAAIIDGVEDKTRVGVCIDTCHAFAAGYDLRTTEACQHTFDEFERIVGFQYLRGMHLNDAKSAFGSRVDRHHSLGEGNIGHDAFRFIMQDPRFDGIPMVLETINPDIWVEEIAWLKAQQTAEQAA
- the cirA gene encoding catecholate siderophore receptor CirA; this translates as MFRLNPIVRGGLCASAMSLALPVVAAESGDTLVVTASATEQNLKDAPASISVITQEDLKRKPVQNLKDVLQDVPGVQLTNEGDNRKGVSIRGLDSSYTLILIDGKRVSSRNAVFRHNDFDLNWVPVDAIERIEVVRGPMSSLYGSDALGGVVNIITKKIGQKWTGTLSADSTIQEHRDRGDTYNGQFYTSGPLVDGVLGLKAYGSLSKREKDDQQSSSTSSTGETPRIEGFTSRDANVEFAWTPTENHDFTAGYGFDRQDRDSDSLDKNRLERQNYSLSHNGRWGVGNSELKVYGEKVDNKNPGNANAITSESNAVDGKYVLPLGEINQLLTFGGEWRHDKLRDPVNLTGGSSSNTSASQYALFLEDEWRIFEPLALTTGIRMDDHETYGDHWSPRAYLVYNATDTVTVKGGWATAFKAPSLLQLSPDWITGSCRGACEIVGNPDLKPETSESFELGLYYSGEEGWLEGVQASITTFQNDVDDRISISRTANVDQAQSYPNYVGLNADGEPIFRYYNVNKARIRGVETELKFPVAEDWKVTLNYTYNDGRDISNGGNKPLSELPFHTANGTVDWKATQDWSFYVQGNYTGEKRALTSGAATPGGYVVWNTGASWQATKAVKLRAGVQNLLDKDLSRDDYSYTEDGRRYFVGVDYKF
- a CDS encoding YeiH family protein; this translates as MSEITLQHHRTLWHFVPGLALSAVITGVALWGGSIPAVAGAGFSALTLAILIGMVVGNTLYPHIWKSCDGGVIFAKQHLLRLGIILYGFRLTFSQIADVGVSGIVIDVLTLSSTFLLACFIGQKIFGLDKQTSWLIGAGSSICGAAAVLATEPVVKAEASKVTVAVATVVIFGTLAIFLYPAMYPLLAHWFSPETYGIYIGSTMHEVAQVVAAGHAINPDAENAAVIAKMLRVMMLAPFLIFLAARVKQLAPTEGNQKSKITIPWFAILFIVVAIFNSFHLLPKAVVDMLVTLDTVLLAMAMAALGVTTHVSALKKAGAKPLLMALVLFIWLIVGGGAINLAVHSLMA
- the fghA gene encoding S-formylglutathione hydrolase, coding for MELLEEHRCFEGRQQRWRHDSTVLNCDMTFSIFLPPTENPPVLFWLSGLTCNDENFTTKAGAQRVAAELGIALVMPDTSPRGDEVADDAGYDLGKGAGFYLNATQQPWANHYRMYDYIRDELPALIQAEFAVSERCAISGHSMGGHGALIMALKNPGKYTSVSAFAPIVNPSQVPWGQKAFTHYLGEDAEQWQEWDSCALMLASDSADAIPTLVDQGDADQFLAGQLQPALLAEAARQKNWPLTLRIQPGYDHSYYFMASFIEDHLRFHAAHLMG
- the fruA gene encoding PTS fructose transporter subunit IIBC, with protein sequence MKTLLIIDSGLGQARAYMAKTLLGAAAHKAHLDIIDNPGDAELAIVLGDSIPADSALNGKKVWLGDINRAVAHPELFLSEAKGHATVYSAPVAKTPVAASGPKRIVAVTACPTGVAHTFMAAEAIETEAKKRGWWVKVETRGSVGAGNPITAEEVAEADLVIVAADIEVDLAKFAGKPMYRTSTGLALKKTAQEFDKALAEAKPYQATGAAKTATEGKKESAGAYRHLLTGVSYMLPMVVAGGLCIALSFAFGIEAFKEQDTLAAALMQIGGGSAFALMVPVLAGFIAFSIADRPGLTPGLIGGMLAVSTGSGFIGGIIAGFLAGYVAKLISSKLKLPQSMEALKPILIIPLISSLVVGLAMIYLIGKPVAGILEGLTHWLQTMGTANAVLLGAILGGMMCTDMGGPVNKAAYAFGVGLLSTQTYAPMAAIMAAGMVPPLALGLATIIARRKFDKAQQEGGKAALVLGLCFITEGAIPFAARDPMRVLPCCIVGGAVTGAISMAVGAKLMAPHGGLFVLLIPGAITPVLGYLLAIVAGTLVAGLSYAVLKRPEAEAVAKAA
- the yieE gene encoding DNA-binding transcriptional regulator YeiE codes for the protein MHITLRQLEVFAEVLKSGSTTQASQMLSLSQSAVSAALTDLEGQLGVQLFDRVGKRLVVNEHGRLLYPRALALLEQATEIEQLFREDNGAIRVYASSTIGNYILPEVIARYRRDFPALPLEMSVGNSQDVINAVIDFRVDIGLIEGPCHNVDIIAEPWLEDELVVFASPASSLLQGEVTLERLAQAQWILREQGSGTREIVDYLLLSHLPQFQLGMELGNSEAIKHAVRHGLGISCLSRRVIAEQLEAGTLVEIPVPLPKLVRTLWCIHHRQKHLSSSLQRFLRYCEM
- a CDS encoding amino acid permease — translated: MVSENKTTEAPALRRELKARHLTMIAIGGSIGTGLFVASGATISAAGPGGALFSYILIGLMVYFLMTSLGELAAYMPVSGSFSTYGQKYVEEGFGFALGWNYWYNWAVTIAVDLVASQLVMTWWFPDTPGWIWSALFLAVIFLLNYISVRGFGEAEYWFSLIKVATVIIFIVVGVAMIVGIFKGTEPAGWSNWTIGDAPFAGGLSAMIGVAMIVGFSFQGTELIGIAAGESENPEKNIPRAVRQVFWRILLFYVFAILIISLIIPYTDPSLLRNDVKDISVSPFTLVFQHAGLLSAAAVMNAVILTAVLSAGNSGMYASTRMLYTLACDGKAPRIFAKLSRGGVPRNALYATTVIAGLCFLTSMFGNQTVYLWLLNTSGMTGFIAWLGIAISHYRFRRGYVMQGHDINDLPYRSGFFPLGPIFAFVLCLIITLGQNYEAFLSDTIDWGGVMATYIGIPLFLAIWFGYKLVKGTRFVRYSEMDFPERFKK